The window GCGCGCAGCGCCACTACTTCTCGCGCCGCTACTCGATGATGGCGCACGCGCAGGACGCTCAGGGCACGGCGGCGGCGATGGTCGATTCCGCGGCGGCGGCAGAGTCCGACCGTCTGGGCGCGGCGCTGGTCGAACTCGAAGCCGACGGCGTGGCCTACGGCGAGGCGTCGCTGACGGTCGCACTGCACGGCGAACTCGAAGGGATCGAGCGGCTCGACGGCGACGTGCGCCGCCTGTTCGCCGCGCACGACGCGAAGGTGATCCGGGAGGGCTACGGCCAGATGCCCGCGTGGTTCGCCCGGCTTCCGGCCCAGCCGCGCAAGCGGCAGGTGCGGAGGGTGTTCGTATCGGCCGGTCTCGCGGCGTGCCTCGCGCCCGTGTTCGGCCCTCCGAGGGGGAACCGGAAGAGCCGCCATCTGGACCGCGAGCCGCTGGCGGTGTTCGAGACCCCGTGGCGCACGGCGTACCGCTACGACCTGTTCGCGGGCGACGTGGGCCACACGCTGATCCTGGGGGCGACGGGCTCGGGCAAGAGCTTCACGCTCAACTTCCTGCTCGTCGAGGCGCTCAAGTACGATCCGCGCATCCTGATCCTGGACCTGGGCGGCTCCTACCGCTGGCTGACCCGGTTCCTCGGAGGCCGGTATCTGGAGCTCGCGCCCGGAGAGACCGAACCGACGCTCCGGCTCACGCCCTTCGCGCTGCCCGCCACCACCCGCACGTTCCAGTTCCTGACCGGATGGGTGCTCCGGCTGCTGAAGCTCGGAGGGTACGAGGCCGACGGCGCGGACACGAGCGAGATCCGCGCGCGGATCGAGGACCTCTACGCGCTGGGGACGGAGCGCCGGACCCTCACCGTGCTGGCCGGTTCGCTCCCGGCCGCCATGTGGCCCGCCTTGAGCCGCTGGACGGAGGGCGGCGCGTGGGGCGCGTTCTTCGACAACGCGCCATTGGGCGCGGCGGATATCGAGTTCCGGGACTGGCAGGTGATCGACCTGGCCGGGGCGGCCGAGCACGCGGACCTGTGCGAGGCGGCGCTCGCCTACCTGCTGGAACGCATGCGGCTTGAGATCGAGGACCCGGCCGAGACCGCGCGGCTCAAGCTGATGGTCGTGGACGAGGCGTGGCGGTACATGCAGGACCCCGCCGTGCTGAACTACCTGGCCGAGGCGGCCAAGACGTGGCGGAAGAAGAACGCCGCGCTCGTGCTCGCGACGCAGTCCGCCGTGGACGTGACGGGGACGCCGGGCGCTTCGGCGCTCCTCGAATCGATCCCCACCAAGCTGTTCCTCGCCAACGCCGAACTGCCCGACGAGGCCGGGGCGCTGTTCCGGCTGAACGAGTCGGAGGTCGCCCGGATCCGGGCGCTGACGCCCAAGCGCGAACTGTATCTCCGCCGCCCGGACGAGGCGGCGGTGCTCCGCCTCGAAGTCGATCCCGAGAGCTATTGGCTCTACACCTCCTCGCCCTTGGACGCCGAGAAACGCGCCGAAGCCGTGGCGAGGCACGGACTGGCCCGGGCGCTCGAAGCGCTCGCGGGCTGAACCCATTCCACCCCACCAACCGAGAGGACGTGAACACCATGAAAGCAACTCCAACCGCTGCGATCCTGCTCGGGATCGTCGTCGTCCTGCTGACACTGCTCTTGGCTGTGGTTCCCTGCGATGCAGCCGCGCAGCAAGCTAAAGGCGATGCCGCCTACCTTCGGGTGCCGGTGCCGGAGGAAGGCGAGGAGCGCATCCCCCGGCTCCGCGCGCGCGTGCGCCATACCACAGTCATCGTGCTTCCGGCCGGAGAGCGGATCCTCGACTTCGTGGCCGGCGACTCCGAGTACTGGCACCTGACCGGCGCGGCGAACGTGGCCTACCTGAAACCGCTGGCCGAGGACGCGGCGACGAACGTGGCGCTCGTCTGCGAGTCCGGACGCATCTACTCGTTCCTCGTATCGGAAAGCGGCGAGAAGCCGCCCCACCTGGTCGTCCGCGTCGAGGCGGGTGCGGAGGCGGAGGCCGCGTTCGGCGCTCCTGGGTTCGTCGCCCGGAGCGAAGTCGCCGCCTACCGCCAGATGGCCGCCGAAGCCGTCGAGGCTGTGGGGGTGGTCCGCGAGGAGGCCGAGGCGGGGATCGCCGAGGCGCGCAGCTGGGCCGAAGCGGAGATCGAGGCGTTCCGTGCCGCCTACCCCGAGCGGCTTCGGTTCGAGTACCGGCTGGACCGGAAGGCGTCCGAGCGGCCGTTCCGGGTCGAGGCGATGTGGCACGACGGGGAGTTCACCTATCTCCGCTCGCGCGCACAGGAGTCTCCGGCGCTCTACGAACTCCAGGACGGTGAACCGAGCCTGGTCGCGTTCGATCTCACCGAGGACGGCCTCTTCGTCGCCCGCCGTGTCTTGGGCGACGGGTGGCTCCAGATCGGCGACAAGCGGGCCGGGTGGCGGTTCGAGCCGAGTGACGTGCGATGAGCCGCTGGAAGCAGTGGATGAAGGAGCCGAAGGGCGCGCTGCCCGGCGGCTTCGTCACGAAAGCCGGGATCGCGCTGATCACCGTGCTCGTGGCCGGGCTGCTTTTGTCCTCGTCGTTTTCCGGTCCCGACGAGGCGGCCGAGGGCGTCGCCCCCGCGCCGGCCCGGCCCGTGGACGACCGCACGGGCCGGTCGCTCGACGGGCGCTTGAGCGACGAAACCGACCGTCAGAGCCAGCAGGCGGCGGTCGATGCGGACCGGGAACAGGGACAGTCCGGTGCCTCCGGACAGGACACGGCCGGGCAGGACACGGTGGCAAGTTCGGGTGGCACCGGGGGCGGCATGGGCCGAGCCGAGTACGAGCTTCGCGAGGCGCTCCGGCTCGAAGAGGTTGAGCGCCGGACGCGCTCGCTCCGCTCGTTCCCCATCGCCCAGTCGCACCGGGAGCCGAACCGGGCTTCGGATGCGGCGGTGTCCCCTCTGGAACCCGAGTCTCCCGACGCGGCACTCGACGGGGCGCTTGCGTCCCTTGGGCAGTCCCTTGCCGCCCTTGAGAACGAGATGGCGGTCGGGCTGGCCGCCGGTGCGTTCGCGCCCGGCGTCGGAGGCCCGGCACTGCTGGCGGACGTTCCCGCGGCGTCCCGCACGTCCGAGCCGGGCCGTTTGGTCCAGCCGCACGACCCGCCGGGTTGGGAGCGCATCCACGAGGGCACGTTCCTGGAGGCGGTGCTCGTCACCCAGTTGTCGGGGGAGTTCCCCGGCCCGGTGCTCGCCATGGTGTCTGCGCCGCTGTATTCGGCCGACCGCCAGCGGGTGCTGATCCCGCGCGGCGCGCGCGTCGTCGGCAGCGCCCAGGCGGTCCAAAACCGGGACCAAACCCGCCTCGCCGTCTCATTCCACCGGCTGCTGCTGCCCGATGGAAGCTGGGTGGATCTTGAGTTCGCCGGCCTCAACCAGGTGGGCGTGAGCGCGCTTCGGGACCAGGTGAACCGCCGCTACCTCTCGACCTTCGCGGCCGCCGGAGCGGTCGGCGCGCTGAGCGGGCTCACGCTCGCCGGAGCCTCGCCCTAC of the Candidatus Palauibacter soopunensis genome contains:
- a CDS encoding DUF87 domain-containing protein, which translates into the protein MRVAEERRAYEAAGSLAEELPYWGWLDDGRTCLTRSGELGAAGRIRPAAVDGRTPEQIDRVLGLWQRLMSGLSSDTRLQFHMLRRPGLAEGPDDGGSDIASLSGRKRSAFLAGRVQRLEAFVVWSHDPGLRPAGGGSGTGPLSRLKRLRKRRSKTAATYLASEIEAAAGRFRAMIDAGRSLVTEHTPVEMMGALEASRLLSELVNRPGTFWDGATGSGMNWRLALSELEAERSHLRLDGEPVILYSMMSPPGQAHANLLKDLYCLDAVTTVSLEWRPWTVEAARRRIRSAQRHYFSRRYSMMAHAQDAQGTAAAMVDSAAAAESDRLGAALVELEADGVAYGEASLTVALHGELEGIERLDGDVRRLFAAHDAKVIREGYGQMPAWFARLPAQPRKRQVRRVFVSAGLAACLAPVFGPPRGNRKSRHLDREPLAVFETPWRTAYRYDLFAGDVGHTLILGATGSGKSFTLNFLLVEALKYDPRILILDLGGSYRWLTRFLGGRYLELAPGETEPTLRLTPFALPATTRTFQFLTGWVLRLLKLGGYEADGADTSEIRARIEDLYALGTERRTLTVLAGSLPAAMWPALSRWTEGGAWGAFFDNAPLGAADIEFRDWQVIDLAGAAEHADLCEAALAYLLERMRLEIEDPAETARLKLMVVDEAWRYMQDPAVLNYLAEAAKTWRKKNAALVLATQSAVDVTGTPGASALLESIPTKLFLANAELPDEAGALFRLNESEVARIRALTPKRELYLRRPDEAAVLRLEVDPESYWLYTSSPLDAEKRAEAVARHGLARALEALAG
- a CDS encoding TrbG/VirB9 family P-type conjugative transfer protein codes for the protein MKATPTAAILLGIVVVLLTLLLAVVPCDAAAQQAKGDAAYLRVPVPEEGEERIPRLRARVRHTTVIVLPAGERILDFVAGDSEYWHLTGAANVAYLKPLAEDAATNVALVCESGRIYSFLVSESGEKPPHLVVRVEAGAEAEAAFGAPGFVARSEVAAYRQMAAEAVEAVGVVREEAEAGIAEARSWAEAEIEAFRAAYPERLRFEYRLDRKASERPFRVEAMWHDGEFTYLRSRAQESPALYELQDGEPSLVAFDLTEDGLFVARRVLGDGWLQIGDKRAGWRFEPSDVR
- a CDS encoding TrbI/VirB10 family protein; the encoded protein is MSRWKQWMKEPKGALPGGFVTKAGIALITVLVAGLLLSSSFSGPDEAAEGVAPAPARPVDDRTGRSLDGRLSDETDRQSQQAAVDADREQGQSGASGQDTAGQDTVASSGGTGGGMGRAEYELREALRLEEVERRTRSLRSFPIAQSHREPNRASDAAVSPLEPESPDAALDGALASLGQSLAALENEMAVGLAAGAFAPGVGGPALLADVPAASRTSEPGRLVQPHDPPGWERIHEGTFLEAVLVTQLSGEFPGPVLAMVSAPLYSADRQRVLIPRGARVVGSAQAVQNRDQTRLAVSFHRLLLPDGSWVDLEFAGLNQVGVSALRDQVNRRYLSTFAAAGAVGALSGLTLAGASPYGLRAGVGQGLGGSATSMLDRYLNRLPEITIRAGHRLRVWFTSDVLVPRDTTHR